A section of the Callospermophilus lateralis isolate mCalLat2 chromosome 14, mCalLat2.hap1, whole genome shotgun sequence genome encodes:
- the Msgn1 gene encoding mesogenin-1 encodes MDDLQETFLSFEDGLDSSDSPSLLSSWDWKNRTRPFEPSQASPSQSLSPVPSLESYSSSPCPAGAGLPYGHGGASNGSSNGCSSHGAGGLVEVDYNMLAFQPAYLQGPGGPKVQKGPKVKMSVQRRRKASEREKLRMRTLADALHTLRNYLPPVYSQRGQPLTKIQTLKYTIKYISELTDLLNSGREPRPQSV; translated from the coding sequence ATGGACGACCTGCAGGAGACCTTCCTCAGCTTCGAGGATGGCCTGGACTCCTCGGACAGCCCCAGCCTGCTGTCCTCCTGGGACTGGAAGAACAGGACCAGGCCCTTTGAGCCTAGCCAGGCCTCCCCCTCCCAGagcctttccccagttccatccCTGGAGTCCTATTCTTCTTCTCCCTGTCCAGCTGGGGCTGGACTGCCCTATGGCCATGGTGGGGCCAGCAATGGGAGCAGCAATGGCTGTAGCAGCCACGGGGCCGGTGGCCTAGTGGAGGTGGACTACAATATGTTAGCTTTCCAACCTGCCTACCTACAGGGCCCTGGTGGCCCCAAGGTCCAGAAGGGCCCCAAAGTCAAGATGTCCGTGCAGCGGAGACGGAAGGCCAGCGAGAGGGAGAAGCTCAGAATGAGGACCTTGGCTGATGCCCTGCACACCCTTCGGAATTACCTGCCACCTGTCTACAGCCAGCGAGGCCAACCGCTTACCAAGATCCAGACACTCAAATACACCATCAAGTACATCAGCGAACTCACAGACCTCCTCAACAGCGGCAGAGAGCCCAGGCCCCAGAGTGTGTGA